One part of the Thermoanaerobaculia bacterium genome encodes these proteins:
- a CDS encoding cold-shock protein, giving the protein MTKGTVKWFNDSKGYGFITSEDGEDVFVHYSDIQEDGYRKLAEGQAVEFEITQGPKGPKATRVAKI; this is encoded by the coding sequence GTGACCAAAGGGACCGTGAAGTGGTTCAATGACTCCAAAGGCTATGGCTTTATCACGAGTGAGGATGGCGAGGACGTATTCGTCCACTATTCTGACATCCAGGAAGACGGTTATCGCAAGCTGGCCGAAGGACAGGCCGTGGAGTTTGAGATTACCCAGGGTCCGAAAGGTCCCAAAGCCACGAGGGTGGCCAAGATCTAA
- a CDS encoding PAS domain S-box protein, whose protein sequence is MRTLLLSSDLNRLGSLQEALLQRDHDLSVAREIHAALAVLDEHPFSLVIIDASQNLQDAANQCERIRSHAVGRTSVILAVVSDSHPEILNTLLDAGMDFYICLEWEKEVLVPHLFIVERLVNHIFKRVRAEEAFWSAEQHFRTLAEESPNMIFINSGGKVVYANQACERIMEYSREEFYAPDFDFRVLIAPEYQEQLRTNYLQHLKGSADLITSEYELITRTGKRIYAIHNTKLIEYQGKTAVLGIVTDISSYRLLMAELKASEQRFRYMAENAPVGVFQTTLDGMVKYVNRHLAEEMGYMGPEHMQGSDVRRHYKNPKERIAMLDMLARDGMVHGLELELVTLSGKEITALLHAVVEEETLTGILINITPRKYALRALEEREALLHSIVESIPFDVFALDMEDRYTLQNSTCKAHWGDVIGKHPREIAPDKEILGRWLSNNQRASSGKIVDEVVHYPVGDSVQHLRNIISPIWDKGSITGIVGVNIDVTDATLAHAELERKESLYRAIVDSFPDPIILCNPSGLLITINLPASRALGYPYPMNAAKEAIQCTDIFLCDDPSGIENTIEEVFRSRKLKTMECRLRKRDGSDILSNVESLPLYTREGDPLAILNIFRFQKSNSA, encoded by the coding sequence ATGAGAACGCTGCTCCTCTCATCGGACCTGAATCGTCTGGGCTCTCTCCAGGAAGCTCTTCTTCAAAGGGATCATGATCTTTCCGTTGCCCGGGAAATCCATGCCGCCCTCGCCGTCCTGGATGAGCATCCCTTTTCCCTTGTCATTATTGATGCTTCCCAGAATCTACAGGATGCAGCTAATCAATGTGAGCGGATCCGGTCTCATGCCGTCGGAAGAACCAGCGTCATTCTGGCAGTCGTTTCCGACAGCCATCCGGAAATACTCAATACCTTATTAGATGCCGGGATGGACTTCTACATCTGCCTGGAATGGGAGAAGGAAGTCCTCGTTCCCCATCTTTTTATTGTGGAGCGACTCGTTAACCACATCTTCAAGAGAGTCCGGGCGGAAGAAGCCTTCTGGTCGGCGGAACAGCACTTCCGCACCCTGGCGGAAGAATCCCCCAACATGATCTTCATCAACTCCGGGGGCAAGGTCGTCTACGCCAACCAGGCCTGCGAACGGATCATGGAGTATTCCCGCGAGGAGTTTTATGCGCCGGATTTCGATTTCCGTGTACTGATCGCCCCGGAGTACCAGGAGCAGCTCCGCACCAACTACCTTCAACACCTGAAGGGATCCGCCGATCTCATCACGTCGGAGTATGAGCTCATCACCCGGACCGGGAAAAGGATCTATGCCATCCATAATACAAAACTGATCGAATACCAGGGAAAAACAGCCGTCCTTGGAATTGTTACTGACATTTCCTCCTACCGGCTCCTGATGGCCGAGCTGAAGGCCTCGGAACAGCGCTTCCGATACATGGCGGAAAACGCTCCGGTGGGGGTCTTTCAGACCACCCTGGACGGAATGGTTAAGTATGTCAACCGTCACCTCGCGGAAGAAATGGGATATATGGGCCCGGAGCACATGCAGGGAAGCGATGTTAGACGGCACTATAAAAACCCAAAAGAACGTATCGCAATGCTGGACATGCTTGCAAGGGATGGCATGGTCCACGGACTGGAGCTGGAGCTGGTCACCCTGTCGGGAAAAGAGATTACCGCTCTTCTCCATGCGGTGGTCGAGGAGGAAACCCTCACAGGAATCTTGATCAACATCACCCCCAGAAAGTATGCCCTGCGGGCACTGGAAGAACGGGAGGCCCTTCTTCACTCCATCGTCGAAAGTATCCCCTTTGACGTGTTCGCGCTGGACATGGAAGACCGCTATACCCTTCAGAATTCCACCTGCAAAGCCCACTGGGGGGACGTCATCGGGAAACATCCCAGAGAGATCGCTCCGGACAAAGAAATCCTTGGTCGATGGCTTTCCAACAATCAACGGGCCAGTTCCGGTAAGATCGTGGACGAAGTCGTTCACTATCCCGTTGGCGATTCAGTCCAGCACCTGAGAAACATCATCTCACCCATCTGGGATAAGGGATCCATCACCGGTATCGTGGGTGTCAATATCGACGTCACCGATGCCACCCTGGCCCATGCCGAGCTGGAAAGGAAAGAATCACTTTACAGGGCGATCGTGGATTCATTCCCGGACCCTATCATTCTCTGCAATCCTTCCGGCCTGTTGATCACGATCAACCTTCCCGCTTCCCGGGCCCTGGGGTATCCCTACCCCATGAATGCGGCAAAGGAAGCCATTCAATGTACTGATATCTTTCTCTGCGACGATCCGTCGGGAATAGAGAATACCATCGAGGAGGTCTTTCGCTCCAGGAAACTAAAAACGATGGAATGCAGGCTGCGCAAGAGAGATGGATCCGATATTCTTTCCAATGTGGAGTCTCTCCCCCTCTATACCCGGGAAGGGGATCCCCTGGCCATTCTGAACATATTTCGGTTTCAGAAATCCAATTCAGCCTGA
- a CDS encoding prolyl oligopeptidase family serine peptidase, producing MIPSDFLSLCTALGLVTLLSIPENLRDYPPTRKEDRSEVMHGLTIRDPFRWLESGSSDEVKNWVAEQEKLTRAYLDNLPQRKALQERLELLWRYDDETPPMEVLASSRQFFWLKKHDAEKRIYCTRADSDGETLILIDPNQWKDEETVDSVTPSLDGSLLAFGKAQGGDERPVVQVMEVPSKKILPDRLHGLRQNVNAWLPDGSGFFYTAHPEKGEVPDGEEFYWHSVYFHKLGDTPDKDKRVFYHDSVKEYYHGAQITEDGTYLILYRWEFDKNEVFFRKLDSKEPPIPLAVGFDASYAVDEHDGTFFIRTDWDAPKGRVMAVSANSPFRKNWKEIIPESADTLESCQLIGGYLYATYMHDASTRIKIFKLDGSPVKELSLPGIGSAGVWGYMSKPPVWVAYESYNQPDTTYTYDLKKDHLTLVHRSPVKMDLSAYITEQVWVTSKDGTRLPMFVVRPKSMKKKARYPTLLTGYGGFNIPQTPSFSTIYGVWLEAGGILAVPCLRGGGEYGREWHESGMLDRKQNVFDDFIASAEWLINHHYTDSRHLTIMGGSNGGLLVGAAAVQRPDLFAAVLCQVPLLDMVRYHTFGLANIWAVEYGSCEDPKQCGYLYRYSPYHNVKKGVKYPPMLITGSENDARTNPLHARKMVAMLQSTDPEGGPFYLLQEKASGHGGGTTLSKLASQWSDNISFLMAGSGMKFPQETKTSPDKR from the coding sequence ATGATACCGTCCGACTTCCTGTCCCTGTGCACCGCTCTGGGTTTGGTCACCCTTCTTTCCATTCCTGAAAACCTTCGGGATTATCCTCCCACCCGAAAGGAAGACCGGAGCGAAGTTATGCACGGTTTGACCATACGTGATCCCTTTCGCTGGCTTGAAAGTGGATCTTCCGATGAAGTGAAAAACTGGGTTGCCGAGCAGGAAAAGCTGACACGTGCCTACCTTGATAACCTGCCGCAGAGGAAAGCTCTCCAGGAGAGGTTGGAATTGTTATGGCGATACGATGATGAGACTCCCCCCATGGAGGTCCTGGCTTCATCCCGCCAGTTCTTCTGGCTCAAAAAGCATGACGCGGAGAAACGAATCTACTGCACAAGGGCCGATTCCGATGGGGAAACCCTTATCCTGATCGACCCCAACCAGTGGAAGGATGAGGAAACAGTGGATTCCGTCACTCCATCCCTGGATGGATCCCTCCTTGCCTTCGGAAAAGCTCAGGGCGGAGATGAGCGTCCTGTGGTCCAGGTGATGGAAGTTCCATCAAAGAAAATCCTTCCGGACAGGCTTCACGGTCTCAGGCAGAATGTGAATGCGTGGTTACCTGACGGTTCAGGTTTTTTCTATACCGCACATCCGGAGAAGGGAGAAGTGCCGGATGGAGAGGAATTTTACTGGCATTCGGTCTACTTTCATAAGCTCGGAGACACGCCGGATAAGGATAAGCGGGTCTTTTACCATGACTCGGTCAAGGAATACTACCATGGCGCTCAGATCACAGAGGACGGGACCTATCTTATTCTCTACCGCTGGGAGTTTGACAAAAACGAGGTCTTCTTCCGAAAGCTGGATTCCAAAGAGCCGCCGATTCCCCTCGCGGTGGGCTTTGATGCAAGCTATGCCGTCGATGAACATGACGGTACCTTCTTTATCCGGACGGATTGGGATGCACCAAAGGGGCGCGTCATGGCTGTTTCCGCGAACTCTCCCTTTCGGAAAAACTGGAAGGAGATCATACCGGAAAGTGCCGACACCCTTGAATCGTGCCAGCTTATTGGGGGATACCTCTACGCGACCTATATGCACGATGCCTCCACGCGAATTAAGATTTTCAAACTCGACGGCTCGCCCGTCAAGGAGCTTTCTCTTCCTGGAATCGGGTCGGCGGGAGTGTGGGGGTATATGTCGAAACCTCCAGTCTGGGTTGCCTACGAATCCTACAACCAGCCCGACACGACCTATACCTACGATCTCAAGAAAGATCACCTGACCCTCGTCCACCGCTCGCCTGTAAAGATGGATCTAAGCGCTTACATCACCGAGCAGGTATGGGTCACATCAAAAGATGGTACCCGGCTCCCCATGTTTGTAGTCCGTCCGAAATCGATGAAAAAAAAGGCCCGTTATCCAACGCTGCTCACCGGCTACGGAGGGTTCAATATTCCCCAGACGCCGTCCTTTTCGACGATCTACGGAGTCTGGCTCGAAGCGGGAGGAATCCTGGCCGTTCCCTGTCTCCGCGGAGGAGGCGAATATGGTCGGGAGTGGCATGAATCGGGGATGCTTGACCGGAAACAGAATGTCTTTGATGATTTTATCGCCTCGGCGGAGTGGCTGATTAATCACCATTACACGGATTCTCGCCACCTGACGATCATGGGCGGAAGCAACGGTGGACTTCTCGTGGGAGCTGCTGCGGTCCAACGGCCTGACCTGTTCGCTGCGGTTCTCTGTCAGGTTCCCCTTCTGGACATGGTCCGCTATCACACTTTCGGTCTTGCCAATATCTGGGCTGTCGAATATGGAAGCTGTGAAGATCCCAAACAGTGCGGGTATCTCTACCGATATTCTCCCTATCACAATGTGAAAAAGGGAGTAAAATACCCTCCCATGCTGATCACGGGAAGCGAAAACGACGCGCGGACCAACCCTCTCCATGCACGGAAGATGGTGGCGATGCTGCAATCGACCGATCCTGAAGGTGGTCCCTTTTACCTTCTCCAGGAAAAGGCTTCAGGGCATGGGGGAGGAACAACCTTATCGAAACTGGCCTCTCAGTGGTCTGACAATATCTCGTTCTTAATGGCGGGATCGGGAATGAAATTTCCCCAGGAAACAAAAACTTCACCCGATAAAAGGTGA